The following are encoded in a window of Colius striatus isolate bColStr4 chromosome 25, bColStr4.1.hap1, whole genome shotgun sequence genomic DNA:
- the TINCR gene encoding TINCR ubiquitin domain containing, with protein sequence MDTLRRSLSRWKRYHIKVHLAEEDLMMPLTVKPRDTVMDLRAHLVREGVTSWKKTFYYNSRQLEEHETLKEANIQNGSVLLLVSNKR encoded by the coding sequence ATGGACACGCTGCGAAGGAGCCTGTCTCGCTGGAAGAGGTACCACATCAAGGTGCACCTGGCTGAGGAGGACCTGATGATGCCCCTGACAGTGAAGCCCAGAGACACAGTGATGGACCTGCGGGCTCACTTGGTACGGGAGGGTGTCACCTCCTGGAAGAAGACATTTTATTACAACTCCAGGCAGCTCGAGGAGCACGAGACTCTCAAAGAAGCCAATATCCAGAATGGCTCTGTCCTGCTTCTTGTCAGCAATAAAAGGTag